Proteins encoded in a region of the Odocoileus virginianus isolate 20LAN1187 ecotype Illinois chromosome 9, Ovbor_1.2, whole genome shotgun sequence genome:
- the FNDC11 gene encoding fibronectin type III domain-containing protein 11: protein MNFQVTGLGLDKMKLDSPQSFLDQEEVEEAEDGQLLEPEAWRTYVERRNALQEFLTSDLSPHLLKRHHARMELLKKCSYYIEILPKHLALGDQNPLVLPTTMFQLIDPWKFQRMKKVGAAQTKIQLLLLGDLLEQLDHGRSELDALLESPDPRPFLAGWGHVEQRLADLSAVMDSFLAMMVPGRLHVKHRLVSDIGATKIPHIRLMLSTKMPVMFDRKESVAHQDWVSLRWFVTIQQAVPEQFELRYKLLDPRTQQECMQCGIIPVATCAFDIRNLLPNRAYKFTVKRAESYTLVYEPWRDSLTLHTRPGPPEGPASCWLGKLGPSLTAPSER from the coding sequence atgaacttccaggtgacAGGCCTGGGCCTGGACAAAATGAAGCTGGACAGTCCCCAgtccttcctggaccaggaggaGGTGGAAGAGGCCGAGGATGGGCAGCTGCTGGAGCCCGAGGCTTGGCGAACCTATGTGGAGCGCCGCAACGCTCTGCAAGAGTTCCTGACCTCAGACCTGAGCCCCCACCTGCTCAAGCGCCACCACGCCCGTATGGAGCTCCTCAAGAAGTGCTCCTACTACATCGAGATCCTCCCCAAGCACCTGGCTCTGGGCGACCAGAACCCACTGGTGCTGCCCACCACCATGTTCCAGCTCATTGACCCCTGGAAGTTCCAGCGCATGAAGAAGGTGGGCGCCGCCCAGACCAAGATCCAGCTCCTGCTGCTTGGGGACCTGCTTGAGCAGCTGGACCACGGCCGCTCTGAGCTGGATGCCCTGCTCGAGTCGCCGGACCCTCGGCCCTTCCTGGCAGGCTGGGGGCACGTGGAGCAGCGCCTGGCGGACCTGTCGGCTGTCATGGACAGCTTCCTGGCCATGATGGTGCCGGGGCGCCTACACGTCAAGCACCGCCTAGTGTCTGACATTGGTGCCACCAAGATTCCCCACATCCGGCTCATGCTGAGCACCAAGATGCCCGTCATGTTTGACCGCAAGGAGTCGGTGGCCCACCAGGACTGGGTTAGCCTGCGCTGGTTTGTCACCATCCAGCAGGCTGTGCCGGAGCAGTTTGAGCTGCGCTACAAGCTGCTGGATCCACGGACACAGCAGGAGTGCATGCAGTGTGGCATCATCCCCGTGGCCACCTGTGCCTTTGACATCCGAAACCTGTTGCCCAACCGTGCCTACAAGTTTACTGTCAAGAGGGCGGAGAGCTACACACTGGTGTATGAGCCCTGGAGGGACAGCCTCACCCTGCACACCCGGCCAGGGCCCCCCGAAGGGCCCGCCTCCTGTTGGCTGGGCAAGCTGGGCCCGTCCCTGACCGCACCTTCTGAGAGATGA